The SAR324 cluster bacterium genome has a window encoding:
- a CDS encoding hemerythrin family protein, whose product MKNNNEQVDRSWARWIMQTARTWKDIEEIIISTGIESIDKEHQGMTELALELNQLIERNGLIGLAMDQIDEQKELLSKLYRAAEKHFAHEENLIRDFHLDGMERQQEAHDRFLSMLWTFIHDFQAGKITISMELKLTILDWWIEHINQYDYHTFGVKNWKGAVLDRSLEWNDMHELVKHIGIEALDHEHEMMARYTFDFQKLLLDAKDPSMLDRAGLLASFDAIYRCSDEHFLHEEQIIREFGLTGYDNQKKQHQIFMDMLRDYRERIEQGDIDFGNELKIKVLDWWLNHINMVDYQTFCENNWVLQKMEDARSWNDISGVIHSMNHEALDADHRHMAEITLDLSHLVELYENQVTPDAETVERTRRIFDDLYQLAADHFRREEMVLLEKNLPNVELHKQLHENYLRKLNDFRQNFAAGRISLSHRLKAMVLDWWVNHINGIDYETFVKSSQPRTIPS is encoded by the coding sequence ATGAAAAACAACAATGAACAGGTGGACAGGTCATGGGCTCGCTGGATCATGCAGACAGCCAGAACCTGGAAGGATATTGAGGAAATCATCATTTCAACCGGCATTGAATCAATTGATAAGGAACACCAGGGCATGACCGAATTGGCACTGGAATTAAATCAGTTGATCGAACGCAATGGGTTAATCGGACTTGCGATGGATCAGATTGACGAACAGAAGGAATTGCTGAGTAAATTGTATCGAGCCGCAGAAAAGCATTTCGCCCATGAAGAAAACCTGATCAGGGATTTTCATCTGGATGGCATGGAACGGCAACAGGAAGCTCATGACCGGTTTCTATCAATGCTCTGGACCTTCATTCATGATTTTCAGGCCGGCAAAATCACGATTTCCATGGAACTCAAACTGACCATCCTGGACTGGTGGATCGAACATATCAATCAATACGATTACCATACGTTTGGTGTCAAAAACTGGAAAGGCGCAGTGCTGGATCGTTCCCTGGAATGGAACGATATGCATGAACTGGTCAAACACATCGGCATTGAAGCACTGGATCATGAACATGAAATGATGGCGCGTTACACCTTTGATTTCCAGAAACTCCTGTTGGACGCAAAAGACCCTTCAATGCTGGATCGAGCAGGATTACTGGCAAGTTTTGATGCGATTTATCGTTGTTCCGACGAGCATTTTTTACATGAAGAACAGATCATCCGGGAATTTGGCCTGACAGGCTATGATAACCAGAAAAAACAGCATCAGATCTTTATGGATATGCTGAGGGATTACCGTGAACGCATTGAACAAGGCGACATTGATTTTGGCAACGAACTGAAAATAAAAGTGCTGGACTGGTGGCTGAATCATATCAACATGGTCGATTATCAGACATTTTGCGAAAACAACTGGGTTCTGCAAAAAATGGAAGATGCCCGTTCCTGGAACGATATTTCAGGGGTCATCCATTCCATGAATCATGAAGCTCTGGATGCCGACCACCGCCACATGGCAGAAATCACCCTCGACTTGAGTCACCTTGTGGAATTGTATGAAAATCAGGTGACACCTGATGCTGAAACAGTGGAGCGCACCCGCCGGATTTTTGACGATTTATATCAACTGGCCGCCGATCATTTTCGCCGGGAAGAGATGGTCCTTCTGGAAAAAAATCTGCCAAATGTTGAACTACACAAGCAACTCCATGAAAATTATCTGCGGAAACTGAACGACTTCCGGCAAAATTTTGCCGCAGGCAGAATTTCCCTTTCGCACCGGTTGAAAGCCATGGTGCTGGACTGGTGGGTCAATCATATCAATGGCATTGATTATGAAACCTTTGTAAAATCTTCCCAACCACGGACAATACCGTCATGA
- a CDS encoding HEAT repeat domain-containing protein, with translation MISEKMKNNLVDLRSYRDKSPIVEKALSILEKWDSSETSAQWNEERSKLIPLLPELFQELTHKEPELKTRVISLLERAKLSESAFFLVRYLEDVDDEVRASAIQALGQIGENFAIIPLKNAYELATQEHRQLILKSLNQLVDDQFIFKFLGTDSNLDQLIVALEILDLLLTDKHLLLTAAGYRALFDRLVPQVRQAREAGFDLETLNETINDLQARLRHHLDKNRRSREEMKFQLKLQHTQLQNFLSRPGEADSLIEIEDATPLLERLPAPSADKEPKALPPVVQSDALPLRELIIAANRRAYLEDAERKQVNKKVKCKESFRVDSEHEKAMFQGLQVLISMANFLSVPGQAVLIEIDDALDNVVAISLNGTFSRKSIFKHFLNEHEFKLHNIPEIQARLKELEQPVKELNGAFESKLKNDRFLIKFKLSSGIKTTGNS, from the coding sequence ATGATTAGTGAAAAAATGAAAAACAACCTGGTTGACTTACGTTCTTACAGAGATAAATCCCCAATAGTTGAAAAGGCGCTCTCGATTTTAGAGAAGTGGGATTCTTCAGAAACATCCGCACAATGGAACGAGGAACGGTCTAAGCTAATCCCTCTCCTGCCAGAATTGTTTCAAGAATTAACCCACAAGGAACCTGAGTTAAAAACCAGAGTAATTTCCCTATTGGAACGTGCGAAATTATCAGAATCGGCCTTCTTTCTGGTTCGTTATCTGGAGGATGTTGATGACGAAGTCAGGGCCTCGGCTATTCAGGCATTAGGTCAGATTGGAGAGAATTTCGCGATAATCCCCTTAAAAAACGCCTATGAACTTGCCACACAGGAACACAGGCAACTCATTCTTAAATCTTTAAATCAATTGGTTGACGATCAATTTATTTTTAAATTTTTAGGAACTGACTCCAATCTGGATCAACTCATTGTTGCTTTGGAGATCCTGGATTTGCTACTTACAGACAAACATCTGTTACTAACGGCCGCCGGGTATAGGGCATTATTCGACCGTTTGGTGCCGCAGGTGCGTCAGGCCAGAGAAGCTGGATTTGATCTGGAAACCTTGAATGAAACGATTAACGACCTTCAGGCCCGATTACGTCACCATTTGGATAAGAATCGGCGTTCCCGAGAAGAAATGAAGTTTCAATTGAAGCTTCAGCATACACAATTACAGAATTTTTTGTCTCGACCAGGGGAGGCGGATTCCCTAATCGAAATTGAAGACGCGACACCGCTGTTGGAAAGATTGCCAGCACCCTCTGCTGACAAAGAACCGAAGGCACTACCCCCTGTTGTCCAGAGCGATGCATTGCCCTTGCGTGAATTGATCATTGCGGCAAATCGAAGAGCCTATCTGGAGGATGCTGAACGGAAACAGGTGAACAAAAAAGTAAAATGCAAGGAATCGTTTCGGGTTGATTCAGAACATGAGAAGGCAATGTTTCAAGGTCTTCAAGTGCTGATTTCAATGGCCAATTTTTTATCCGTTCCGGGGCAAGCGGTTCTAATAGAAATTGATGACGCCCTGGACAATGTCGTCGCTATCAGCCTGAACGGAACATTCTCCAGAAAATCCATATTCAAACATTTCCTGAATGAACATGAATTTAAACTCCATAATATTCCAGAGATTCAGGCCAGACTGAAAGAGTTGGAACAACCTGTTAAAGAGTTAAACGGAGCGTTCGAAAGTAAATTAAAAAATGATAGATTCTTGATCAAATTCAAACTTTCGTCAGGTATCAAGACAACCGGAAATTCTTGA
- a CDS encoding TolC family protein has translation MSIYLEKLGLFLCFWIVCLSVATQAQETTAPTLDLLQSLALATKAASETQALKDRELRFQLQEERLEEGKIRHQVSSTLSLTSNDVSDSRDITVSGAADAQQLSTAYRQSFQNGFYWQLRLLQRDETAFDDSATTFNQVQLSAAMPIYGQGAKAGRIGYEKEKIQLEEGRLDFEGEKASLSSLVARRFWDVLISYQEFSQIRMHMVWMKQQQAQQQALAHQNTDLDTQKLQLEYAELQNELALQEATLRFAREQLAMYIGLPALDTTPLAPEIPVFEKTRDAFIKLFLERDPAYHQLTTRLELLNRDLELNAAQTDPEITVGGNAGLASANASSGTNVGAYVSLVYNFWGGDSEKKEITLLDIRQLEWQRITQKNKLESEAAHLYHKIQMEYKKVEFARQKTELRQQQSKQRQLQFDVGEITFDQLIEARKVALQSETDLISSQKIYWLLLLDQLDRLQLPLSLIYPPEAVPR, from the coding sequence ATGTCTATTTACCTTGAAAAACTGGGATTGTTTCTGTGTTTCTGGATCGTCTGTCTTTCTGTTGCCACGCAGGCTCAGGAAACTACGGCGCCGACCCTTGATCTCCTTCAGTCGCTTGCCCTGGCCACCAAGGCCGCCTCAGAAACACAGGCGCTCAAGGACCGTGAACTTCGATTTCAACTTCAGGAGGAGCGACTGGAAGAAGGCAAGATTCGGCATCAGGTTTCCTCAACGTTGTCTCTGACCAGCAATGATGTTTCTGATTCTCGAGACATCACAGTGAGTGGTGCCGCAGACGCACAACAGTTGTCAACAGCGTATCGTCAGAGTTTCCAAAATGGATTTTACTGGCAATTACGCCTGTTGCAACGGGATGAAACCGCTTTTGACGATTCCGCGACAACCTTCAATCAAGTCCAACTCAGTGCGGCCATGCCGATTTATGGCCAAGGGGCTAAGGCAGGCCGAATCGGCTATGAGAAGGAAAAAATACAACTAGAGGAAGGACGGCTCGATTTTGAAGGAGAAAAAGCTTCCCTGTCTTCACTGGTGGCCCGTCGTTTCTGGGATGTCCTGATCAGTTATCAGGAATTTAGCCAAATCCGGATGCATATGGTTTGGATGAAACAACAACAGGCCCAGCAACAAGCTCTGGCTCACCAAAACACAGATCTTGACACGCAAAAACTGCAACTTGAATATGCTGAACTGCAGAATGAACTTGCCCTTCAGGAGGCTACCCTGCGCTTTGCCCGGGAACAACTGGCCATGTATATCGGATTGCCGGCCCTGGACACCACGCCATTGGCGCCGGAAATACCTGTGTTTGAAAAGACTCGTGACGCGTTTATCAAGTTGTTTCTTGAGCGGGATCCCGCCTACCACCAACTCACAACCCGTCTTGAATTGTTGAATCGGGATCTCGAATTGAATGCCGCCCAGACCGATCCTGAAATAACAGTGGGAGGAAACGCTGGACTGGCCTCCGCGAATGCTTCCAGTGGTACCAATGTCGGTGCGTATGTGAGTTTGGTTTATAATTTTTGGGGGGGTGACTCCGAGAAAAAAGAAATCACGTTGCTGGATATTCGACAACTTGAATGGCAACGAATCACTCAGAAAAATAAACTGGAGTCCGAGGCGGCTCATTTGTATCACAAAATCCAGATGGAATACAAAAAGGTAGAGTTTGCACGACAAAAGACAGAGCTTCGACAACAGCAATCCAAACAACGACAACTTCAGTTTGATGTGGGCGAAATCACCTTTGATCAACTGATCGAAGCCAGAAAAGTAGCGCTTCAGTCTGAAACAGACCTGATTTCCAGTCAGAAAATTTATTGGTTACTTCTGCTGGATCAACTGGATCGGTTGCAATTGCCGTTGTCCTTGATTTATCCTCCTGAAGCAGTTCCCCGATGA
- a CDS encoding HlyD family efflux transporter periplasmic adaptor subunit, with protein MYSFISTILIILLNAGVVLANPYASILRENYKITLVAQQSGRINLLLSEGTPIKQGSPLFEIERQELQIALQMAEAQWKKAQQYLSKVKNPYSEEERRNAELIYSQKKKQFEAGAISPEAFGLVESQYQMKITPTRAEDIAIAEEEVKLKHSEMLLAQAAIEKTSELAPANFGVIQRIRVYPGQWVRQGQEIMELIGVHPLQMEVYIPLSESAKLTRGKILKVEINMGNAVDTTRGSVVFISSEVDAIRQTLLIKLEINNVEKRYSPGMLTNVYLP; from the coding sequence ATGTATTCATTCATCTCAACAATTCTGATTATTCTGCTAAACGCAGGGGTCGTGCTGGCCAATCCCTATGCCAGCATCTTGAGAGAAAATTATAAAATCACGCTGGTGGCCCAGCAGTCTGGCAGAATCAATTTATTGCTCTCTGAAGGAACACCCATCAAACAAGGCTCCCCGTTGTTCGAGATTGAACGTCAGGAATTGCAGATTGCACTGCAAATGGCTGAAGCCCAATGGAAAAAAGCCCAGCAATATCTGAGCAAGGTAAAAAATCCTTATTCTGAAGAGGAACGCCGAAACGCTGAATTGATTTATTCCCAGAAAAAAAAGCAATTTGAAGCCGGGGCCATCTCGCCGGAAGCCTTTGGTCTGGTGGAAAGTCAATATCAGATGAAAATCACACCCACTCGAGCAGAAGACATCGCCATTGCCGAAGAAGAAGTGAAACTGAAACACAGCGAAATGCTGTTGGCGCAGGCCGCCATTGAAAAAACCAGTGAACTGGCACCCGCCAATTTCGGAGTGATTCAGCGAATCAGGGTTTATCCGGGCCAATGGGTGCGGCAGGGGCAGGAAATCATGGAACTTATCGGCGTTCACCCCTTGCAGATGGAGGTCTATATCCCTTTGTCTGAATCAGCCAAACTCACTCGTGGAAAAATACTGAAAGTGGAGATCAACATGGGAAATGCTGTTGATACAACCCGGGGTTCTGTGGTGTTTATTTCCAGTGAGGTGGATGCTATTCGTCAAACCCTGTTGATCAAACTGGAAATCAACAATGTCGAAAAACGCTATTCTCCCGGGATGCTGACCAATGTCTATTTACCTTGA
- a CDS encoding ATP-binding cassette domain-containing protein, translated as MNHEHPFYRFYQYLITLFDPMHGQTRTVHDYAPCLLPLLDSLGWHGKQSDISQARPYMSEQMDLVDFMNTMANLKFESSMLYKKMDTLDERLLPCIFVVPGESVKVLIKNTDKGVLMFDAEALTYSEMPLRSVRGNIILFELMKSNTVKLLKQQTEWFQLILGRFRKLMLTGLLITMFLSVVALISPMFIMTIYNQILTAETSESLYFLGMGIFIFILCDTGFRILRTHVFGFISVRLGNLVGNEILRRILYLPPAYTESAGLGAQVSRIKDFETVREFFAGNAVIALFEMPFIALMMGAIVVLGGNVAYVPLAGIGVFILFGFIIIPITRRITVESSKSGSARQELLVEMLTNYRAIKYTGSTRMWLKRYRDLSAQAAMGVYLNNRLNALINTFSQVIVTLSGLATVFVGVVNVIDKKMSVGALMACTLLLWRLLAPLKTGFGVIAQIERILKSVSQINRLMNMKLEHNLESSMALSKSLQGHIAFAQVSIRYSPDAHPALIGVSFEIHRGETLVIVGHDGSGKSTILKLILGLYPPQAGRVLVDNMNVRQIDPIVLRQSIAYAPQTAYMFHGSIASNISLALPGADLEALQTAAQNAGILEDIESLDEKFGTYYNRQNQSMFTDTFCNGIGLARVFLRNKDVMLLDEPEQGVNPLEESQFIEGLKKNKKHKTLILVTHKPEYFELADKILWMEKGRVRMYGTKDQVLPTYMKEIN; from the coding sequence ATGAATCATGAGCATCCTTTTTATAGATTTTATCAATATCTGATCACCCTGTTTGACCCGATGCATGGGCAAACACGCACAGTTCATGATTATGCCCCATGCCTGTTGCCCTTGCTGGATTCCTTGGGTTGGCATGGAAAACAGTCGGATATCAGTCAGGCAAGGCCCTACATGTCGGAACAAATGGATCTGGTCGATTTCATGAATACGATGGCCAATCTGAAATTTGAGAGTTCCATGCTCTACAAAAAAATGGACACCCTTGATGAACGGCTGTTGCCCTGCATTTTTGTCGTGCCCGGAGAAAGCGTCAAAGTGCTGATCAAAAACACTGACAAAGGTGTGCTGATGTTTGATGCCGAAGCCCTGACTTACAGTGAAATGCCTTTGCGGTCAGTTCGGGGAAATATCATCCTGTTCGAATTGATGAAAAGCAACACTGTCAAACTGTTGAAACAACAAACCGAATGGTTTCAATTGATTCTGGGCAGGTTTCGAAAGTTGATGCTGACGGGTTTGCTGATCACGATGTTTCTGAGTGTGGTCGCACTGATTTCGCCCATGTTCATCATGACCATCTACAACCAGATCCTAACGGCTGAAACATCCGAATCCCTATATTTTCTGGGCATGGGAATCTTCATTTTTATACTGTGCGACACAGGTTTCCGGATTTTACGGACTCATGTTTTTGGATTCATCAGTGTGCGACTGGGAAACCTTGTGGGCAATGAAATTTTGCGCCGTATTCTCTATCTGCCTCCGGCTTACACCGAATCTGCCGGCCTTGGCGCACAGGTCTCCCGTATCAAGGATTTTGAAACAGTCCGGGAATTTTTTGCGGGAAACGCAGTCATTGCCTTATTCGAAATGCCCTTCATTGCCCTGATGATGGGAGCTATCGTGGTTCTGGGGGGAAATGTGGCCTATGTCCCGTTGGCCGGAATCGGAGTGTTCATTCTGTTTGGATTCATCATCATTCCCATCACCAGGAGAATCACGGTGGAATCCTCAAAATCCGGATCAGCCCGTCAGGAACTGCTGGTTGAAATGCTGACCAATTATCGGGCCATCAAATACACCGGTAGCACCCGGATGTGGCTGAAACGCTACAGGGACCTCTCTGCCCAGGCGGCCATGGGCGTCTACCTGAATAACCGGTTGAATGCGCTCATCAACACGTTTTCCCAGGTGATTGTGACCTTGTCCGGACTGGCCACTGTGTTTGTGGGAGTGGTCAACGTGATTGATAAAAAAATGAGTGTGGGTGCGCTCATGGCCTGCACATTATTGCTCTGGCGCTTGCTGGCCCCGCTGAAGACCGGCTTCGGGGTGATTGCACAGATTGAGCGAATCCTCAAAAGTGTGAGCCAGATCAACCGGTTGATGAACATGAAACTCGAACACAATCTGGAAAGTTCCATGGCCTTGAGCAAAAGCCTCCAGGGACATATCGCCTTTGCCCAGGTTTCCATCCGCTATTCGCCTGATGCTCACCCGGCATTGATCGGCGTTTCCTTTGAAATCCACCGGGGAGAAACACTGGTGATTGTAGGGCACGACGGCTCAGGGAAATCAACCATCCTCAAACTGATTCTGGGTTTGTATCCACCGCAGGCGGGAAGAGTGCTGGTGGACAACATGAATGTCCGGCAGATCGACCCGATCGTGTTACGACAATCTATCGCCTATGCGCCCCAGACCGCCTATATGTTTCATGGTTCCATTGCCTCCAATATCAGCCTTGCCCTGCCTGGCGCCGATCTCGAAGCCCTTCAGACTGCCGCTCAAAATGCCGGTATTCTGGAGGATATTGAATCCTTGGATGAAAAATTCGGAACATATTACAACCGCCAGAACCAATCCATGTTCACCGACACCTTCTGCAATGGAATCGGACTGGCAAGAGTCTTCCTGCGCAACAAGGATGTCATGCTACTCGATGAACCGGAACAGGGAGTCAATCCGTTGGAAGAATCACAATTTATTGAAGGACTCAAGAAGAACAAAAAACATAAAACCCTGATTCTGGTGACACACAAACCGGAATATTTTGAACTGGCTGATAAAATTTTATGGATGGAAAAGGGACGGGTGCGGATGTATGGCACCAAAGATCAGGTACTGCCAACCTATATGAAAGAAATCAACTGA
- a CDS encoding HlyD family efflux transporter periplasmic adaptor subunit, whose protein sequence is MKKNIKLGDKESRYLAKSVLLEESGSPVIIRLIIVFCTVIVFVFIMWANNTVIEETAVAPGQVVPVGKSHRIQHVTGGIVSELYVQESTPVTEGQVLLKFNTDMVMSELQQYTTRQDSLMLQKIRLESLIEGKIPNFSQITTEHQDFVKDQQRIFAHLESYQRSLRTVFQNQNDKYRADLDDLAEQRKMIMELSAVNEELFHTGENVKRIKEKLANLSIKSPVNGVVHGLKLYSPGEITGPGEVIMEIIPLNTLMIAEIQISSRDIGHVRIGQGVTLKFTTYDFSRYGGMKAELDEISPSTFLDRTGNPYYKGIVKLPNSFLVSQETTPILPGMTLQADIRTGEKTVMEYLLKPIFASAKKALHER, encoded by the coding sequence ATGAAAAAAAATATTAAACTGGGCGACAAGGAATCTCGTTATCTGGCCAAATCCGTACTGCTGGAAGAAAGCGGCAGTCCCGTGATCATCCGCCTCATCATTGTGTTTTGTACCGTCATTGTGTTTGTTTTCATCATGTGGGCCAATAACACCGTGATTGAAGAAACCGCCGTAGCTCCGGGACAGGTGGTGCCCGTTGGGAAATCCCATCGGATCCAGCATGTGACCGGAGGGATCGTATCCGAGTTGTATGTGCAGGAAAGCACGCCTGTGACCGAAGGGCAGGTGTTGCTCAAATTCAACACAGATATGGTGATGTCTGAGCTTCAGCAGTACACCACCCGGCAGGATTCGCTGATGCTCCAGAAAATCAGGCTGGAATCCCTGATTGAAGGCAAAATTCCGAATTTTTCACAAATCACGACCGAACATCAGGATTTTGTCAAAGATCAACAACGGATCTTTGCGCATCTGGAATCCTATCAGCGCTCGCTGAGAACGGTATTTCAGAACCAGAATGACAAATACCGTGCTGATCTGGATGATCTGGCTGAACAACGAAAAATGATCATGGAACTGTCAGCGGTGAATGAGGAACTGTTTCACACCGGAGAAAACGTCAAACGCATCAAGGAAAAACTGGCAAACCTGTCTATCAAAAGCCCTGTGAACGGGGTGGTGCACGGGCTGAAGCTCTATTCGCCCGGAGAAATTACCGGACCCGGAGAAGTGATCATGGAGATCATTCCGCTCAACACTCTAATGATTGCTGAAATCCAGATTTCCTCACGGGATATTGGTCATGTTCGTATTGGTCAGGGGGTGACGCTGAAATTCACCACCTATGATTTTTCCCGCTATGGAGGCATGAAAGCCGAACTGGATGAGATTTCACCTTCCACCTTTCTGGATCGGACAGGAAATCCCTATTACAAAGGCATCGTCAAATTGCCCAATTCTTTTCTGGTCAGTCAGGAAACCACCCCGATCCTGCCGGGCATGACCTTGCAGGCAGATATCCGGACTGGCGAAAAAACCGTCATGGAATATCTGCTCAAACCCATTTTCGCATCTGCCAAAAAGGCCCTGCATGAACGATAG
- a CDS encoding cyclic nucleotide-binding domain-containing protein: protein MGNHDASSKDIALEQKRKAEQTMAAKAEHYQKIVLAQKKKIQDLEVKISLYLKRIVLLENNQEPDDSDVQLLKSTISRQELQIQRLEQEIVFLKGEDVPEITDPKRKQLYNYLKDKRSFQQMSDRMLRILVNNLTTQRLTKGEIIIQEDTVSSHVFLILKGKIAVVKNGVEIYEMQRIGDIFGEISMLTQAPASASIIAKENLELMNISHEILSKIGDKDFYLWLGRILSDKLQRTTLELTGVKKIHSQKEQDIILDTISMLNAIDTLAKQQIEHDSQEIVPEPVQEDFEQKDRLLAAVSKMLKDMASIREEDCFSIETYEEDAEQGHMLTEIVLNNLKQDHQVITVRKFPC from the coding sequence ATGGGAAATCATGACGCAAGCAGTAAAGATATTGCCTTAGAACAAAAAAGAAAAGCTGAACAAACCATGGCGGCCAAGGCAGAGCATTACCAGAAAATTGTGTTGGCACAAAAAAAGAAAATTCAAGATCTGGAAGTAAAGATTTCATTGTATCTGAAAAGAATCGTCCTGCTGGAAAACAATCAGGAGCCTGATGACAGCGATGTCCAATTGCTGAAATCAACAATATCCCGGCAGGAACTACAAATTCAGCGACTGGAACAGGAAATCGTATTCCTGAAAGGCGAAGATGTGCCTGAAATCACAGACCCTAAAAGGAAACAATTATACAACTACCTCAAAGACAAACGATCTTTTCAACAAATGTCCGATCGAATGCTGAGAATACTTGTGAATAATCTGACTACACAAAGATTGACAAAGGGGGAGATCATCATTCAGGAAGATACCGTCAGTTCCCATGTGTTTCTCATTCTCAAAGGGAAAATCGCGGTTGTTAAAAATGGCGTGGAAATCTATGAAATGCAACGGATTGGCGATATTTTTGGTGAGATAAGCATGCTCACGCAAGCTCCAGCCAGCGCCTCCATCATCGCTAAAGAAAATCTTGAATTGATGAATATCTCTCATGAAATATTGAGCAAAATTGGAGACAAGGATTTTTATTTATGGCTGGGCCGCATCCTGTCAGATAAGTTACAGCGAACCACCCTTGAGTTGACAGGCGTAAAAAAAATCCATTCGCAGAAAGAACAGGATATTATCCTCGATACCATTTCGATGCTCAACGCCATTGATACTCTGGCAAAACAACAAATAGAACATGACAGCCAGGAAATAGTTCCCGAACCAGTTCAGGAGGATTTTGAGCAAAAGGATCGGCTCCTTGCCGCAGTCAGTAAAATGCTGAAAGACATGGCGTCTATCCGGGAAGAGGACTGTTTTTCCATAGAAACTTATGAAGAAGACGCAGAGCAAGGCCATATGCTCACAGAGATTGTCCTCAACAATCTGAAACAAGACCACCAGGTCATTACAGTTCGTAAGTTTCCCTGTTAA